The Streptomyces tendae genome has a window encoding:
- a CDS encoding ABC transporter substrate-binding protein, with protein sequence MRWIHAAGRGLLVLIVVLTGYVASGARADEGPGDGRGPLTLATAGDLTGYLGSVLDGWNRTHPGEEVTLVELPDSADETRAQMITDLRGGERGRFDVLNIDVSWTSEFAAAGWIRPLPRGRFPLDTFLPRVVDTATYDDRLYAVPYVTNAGLLLYRKDVLADAGVPPPRSWAELERAAKTLAPAHGLDGYAGQFLPYEGLTVNAAEAVYSAGGTILGDEGERVTVDSRAARKGIGFLARGVREGWIPREALAYKEEESKQAFQDGRLLFLRNWPYAYVAASAPGSKVAGKVGAVPLPGPDGPGTSVLGGSNLAMSSHARHPDSAARLIAYLTSERVQRQVLTRGALPPVRAALYDDQEVVRRFPYLPSLRESVLAAAPRPKSPHYDQVSLVVQAVVHDAMTGRQTPGAAVRRLAAELAAVSSR encoded by the coding sequence ATGCGGTGGATCCATGCCGCGGGTAGGGGCCTTCTCGTCCTGATCGTCGTTCTGACCGGTTACGTCGCCTCCGGGGCGCGTGCCGACGAGGGTCCGGGCGACGGGCGCGGACCGCTCACCCTCGCAACGGCGGGGGACCTCACCGGCTATCTCGGCTCGGTCCTCGACGGCTGGAACCGCACCCATCCCGGCGAGGAGGTCACCCTCGTCGAACTGCCCGACTCCGCCGACGAGACCCGGGCGCAGATGATCACCGATCTGCGCGGCGGTGAGCGGGGCCGCTTCGACGTGCTGAACATCGACGTCAGCTGGACCTCGGAGTTCGCCGCCGCCGGCTGGATCCGCCCGCTGCCCCGCGGCCGCTTCCCGCTGGACACCTTCCTGCCCCGGGTCGTCGACACGGCCACCTACGACGACCGGCTGTACGCCGTCCCGTACGTCACCAACGCCGGGCTGCTGCTGTACCGCAAGGACGTCCTCGCCGACGCGGGCGTCCCGCCGCCGCGCAGCTGGGCCGAACTGGAGCGGGCCGCGAAGACCCTCGCCCCCGCACACGGCCTCGACGGCTACGCCGGCCAGTTCCTGCCGTACGAGGGTCTCACCGTGAACGCGGCCGAGGCCGTCTACTCGGCGGGCGGCACCATCCTCGGCGACGAGGGCGAACGCGTCACCGTGGACTCCCGTGCGGCCCGCAAGGGCATCGGCTTCCTCGCCCGGGGCGTCCGCGAGGGCTGGATCCCCCGGGAGGCGCTGGCGTACAAGGAGGAGGAGTCCAAGCAGGCCTTCCAGGACGGCCGGCTGCTCTTCCTGCGCAACTGGCCCTACGCCTACGTCGCCGCCTCCGCGCCGGGCTCGAAGGTCGCGGGGAAGGTCGGCGCCGTGCCCCTGCCGGGACCGGACGGCCCCGGGACCAGTGTGCTTGGCGGGTCCAACCTGGCCATGAGCAGCCACGCCCGGCACCCCGACTCCGCCGCCCGGCTGATCGCCTACCTCACCAGCGAGCGGGTGCAGCGCCAGGTGCTCACCCGCGGCGCGCTGCCGCCCGTGCGGGCCGCCCTGTACGACGACCAGGAAGTGGTGCGCAGGTTCCCGTACCTGCCGAGTCTGCGGGAGAGCGTGCTGGCCGCCGCCCCGCGGCCCAAGAGCCCGCACTACGACCAGGTGAGCCTGGTGGTGCAGGCGGTGGTGCACGACGCGATGACCGGGCGGCAGACGCCCGGGGCCGCGGTGCGCCGGCTGGCGGCCGAGCTCGCCGCCGTCTCCTCCCGCTGA
- a CDS encoding FtsX-like permease family protein: MRATLRWAHSDLRTHRGEALFLVLATAGVVVSLLLATALFGYAVNPWQRVFTQAHGAHVTLHTTDSADASRLAGLDGVRSVAGPYPTASLTLASQGGRASVEMRGTADRPEVGRPLVVSGRWLDPATPDGVVLESGLARALLTAPGDTLTVPGTARRLTVVGVADSAEPRFRPGERAGLVWALPSTVPEPDGQVIGLRLADPGDTGYAVQRAVTALGAGAIGEVATWQQARAEAQGDNRLLGQVLGLFGLGALVAAGLAVHGAISTRIRGHLRDISVLKAIGFTPGQVVRVFLIQHLGYALLGAVAAAALTEALGGAVPGRLGDAVDVWQGLPGHTVALFVVPVGAVLFIGATTGLAAWRAGRVPPVPVPRPAAAPAGRLTGVARRALGARVPPALVLGWHKAFTRRPRSLGAVGRLALPLLLIVVALSAWTTIDRFHSAPERVGLPAALSVRADASLDDGEVRALLESDPGVTAAHPGVEVAALVPGQTATIALRGFGTHEEPYPFSVAEGRAARGPDEAVAGQGLLDLLHVRVGDWVRMTVGDRPQILHIVGRSIEPENAGRVISTSLDTLRANDPDMRPSLYQLRLEPGSDPAEVAARLASEGRGHLDVHTVANPADGLSPLRAVVLGLVVVLALIGLVELLTAIGGTVREGERDLLALKAVGLSPRQITAVTVTATAGTALAAVVLATALGLPLAHWLIDAQGRSSGIGAGIVQLPSPALLVLLGTAAVLGAAALAALPAARAARRRLADTLSAAA; encoded by the coding sequence GTGCGAGCGACTCTGCGCTGGGCGCACTCCGATCTGCGCACGCACCGCGGCGAGGCCCTGTTCCTGGTGCTCGCCACCGCCGGCGTCGTGGTCTCCCTGCTGCTGGCCACGGCCCTGTTCGGGTACGCCGTCAACCCCTGGCAGCGAGTCTTCACCCAGGCGCACGGCGCCCACGTCACCCTGCACACCACCGACTCAGCCGACGCGTCCAGGCTGGCCGGCCTGGACGGGGTGCGGTCCGTCGCGGGCCCCTACCCCACGGCCTCGCTCACCCTGGCCTCGCAGGGCGGCCGGGCCTCCGTCGAGATGCGCGGCACCGCGGACCGGCCCGAGGTGGGCCGGCCCCTCGTCGTCTCCGGGCGCTGGCTGGACCCGGCGACGCCCGACGGGGTGGTGCTGGAGAGCGGCCTCGCCCGCGCACTGCTGACCGCCCCCGGCGACACCCTCACCGTGCCGGGCACCGCGCGCCGGCTGACCGTGGTGGGTGTGGCGGACAGCGCCGAACCGCGTTTCAGGCCGGGTGAGCGGGCGGGGCTGGTGTGGGCGCTGCCGTCCACGGTGCCCGAGCCGGACGGGCAGGTGATCGGGCTGCGGCTGGCCGATCCGGGCGACACAGGGTACGCCGTGCAGCGGGCGGTGACCGCGCTGGGCGCCGGGGCGATCGGCGAGGTGGCGACCTGGCAGCAGGCGCGCGCCGAGGCGCAGGGCGACAACCGGCTGCTCGGGCAGGTGCTGGGCCTGTTCGGGCTGGGCGCGCTGGTCGCCGCCGGGCTCGCCGTGCACGGGGCGATCAGCACGCGCATCCGGGGGCATCTTCGGGACATCTCCGTCCTCAAGGCGATCGGCTTCACGCCCGGCCAGGTGGTGCGCGTTTTCCTCATCCAGCACCTGGGTTACGCCCTGCTCGGTGCGGTGGCCGCCGCCGCGCTCACCGAGGCCCTCGGCGGCGCGGTGCCGGGGCGGCTCGGGGACGCGGTGGACGTGTGGCAGGGGCTGCCCGGGCACACCGTCGCGCTGTTCGTCGTACCGGTGGGGGCGGTGCTGTTCATCGGCGCGACCACCGGGCTGGCCGCCTGGCGGGCGGGCCGGGTCCCGCCGGTCCCGGTGCCGCGCCCGGCGGCGGCGCCGGCCGGCCGGCTGACCGGTGTGGCGCGCCGGGCGCTGGGGGCGCGGGTGCCTCCGGCGCTGGTGCTGGGCTGGCACAAGGCGTTCACCCGGCGGCCGCGGTCGCTGGGCGCGGTGGGCAGGCTGGCGCTGCCGCTGCTGCTGATCGTGGTGGCGCTGAGCGCGTGGACGACGATCGACCGCTTCCACAGCGCCCCCGAGCGGGTGGGGCTTCCCGCCGCGCTGAGCGTCCGCGCCGACGCCTCGCTGGACGACGGGGAGGTGCGGGCCCTGCTGGAGAGCGATCCGGGGGTCACCGCCGCCCACCCCGGTGTGGAGGTGGCCGCGCTGGTGCCCGGCCAGACCGCCACGATCGCCCTGCGCGGGTTCGGCACCCACGAGGAGCCGTATCCGTTCTCGGTGGCCGAGGGCCGGGCGGCGCGCGGCCCGGACGAGGCGGTGGCCGGGCAGGGGCTGCTCGACCTGCTGCACGTCCGGGTGGGCGACTGGGTGCGGATGACCGTCGGGGACCGGCCGCAGATCCTGCACATCGTGGGCCGGAGCATCGAGCCGGAGAACGCCGGCCGGGTCATCTCCACCTCGCTCGACACCCTGCGCGCCAACGACCCGGACATGCGGCCGAGCCTCTACCAGCTGCGTCTTGAGCCGGGCTCGGACCCGGCGGAGGTGGCGGCGCGGCTCGCGTCGGAGGGCCGCGGTCATCTGGACGTGCACACCGTGGCCAACCCGGCCGACGGGCTGTCCCCGCTGCGCGCGGTGGTCCTCGGGCTGGTCGTGGTGCTGGCCCTGATCGGACTGGTCGAACTGCTGACGGCGATCGGCGGCACCGTCCGCGAGGGAGAGCGCGACCTGCTGGCGCTGAAGGCGGTCGGCCTGTCCCCCCGGCAGATCACCGCCGTCACGGTCACCGCCACCGCCGGTACGGCCCTGGCGGCGGTGGTCCTCGCCACCGCGCTGGGGCTGCCGCTGGCGCACTGGCTGATCGACGCCCAGGGCCGGTCGAGCGGCATCGGCGCGGGGATCGTCCAGCTGCCCTCCCCCGCGCTGCTGGTGCTGCTCGGTACGGCCGCCGTCCTGGGCGCCGCCGCCCTCGCCGCACTCCCGGCCGCCCGCGCGGCCCGCCGCCGCCTCGCGGACACGCTGAGCGCGGCTGCCTGA
- a CDS encoding phosphoglycerate kinase, with the protein MKTIDELLSEGVAGRRVFVRADLNVPLDGTTITDDGRIRAVVPTVKALADAGARVVVASHLGRPKGAPDPAFSLAPAAARLGELLGADVAFATDTVGDSATSTVSGLADGQVAVVENLRFNAGETSKDDAERGAFADRLAALADVYVGDGFGAVHRKHASVFDLPARLPHYAGYLIATEVGVLRKLTDDVKRPYVVALGGAKVSDKLAVIDQLLGKADRILIGGGMAYTFLKAQGHEVGSSLLQEDQIPAVQEYLERAEKNGVELVVPVDTLVAPEFPDMKAKTPGNPATVAVDAIPAGTLGLDIGPETRKLYASKLADAATVFWNGPMGVFEHPDYAEGTKAVAQALVESPGFTVVGGGDSAAAVRTLGFDEQAFGHISTGGGASLEYLEGKTLPGLAALED; encoded by the coding sequence ATGAAGACGATCGACGAACTTCTCTCCGAAGGGGTCGCGGGCAGGCGGGTCTTCGTCCGCGCCGACCTCAACGTGCCGCTGGACGGCACCACGATCACCGACGACGGCCGCATCCGCGCCGTGGTGCCCACCGTCAAGGCCCTCGCCGACGCGGGCGCCCGCGTGGTCGTGGCCTCGCACCTGGGCCGCCCCAAGGGCGCCCCGGACCCCGCCTTCTCGCTCGCCCCGGCCGCCGCGCGCCTCGGTGAACTCCTCGGCGCCGACGTCGCGTTCGCCACCGACACGGTCGGCGACTCGGCCACGTCCACCGTCTCCGGGCTCGCCGACGGACAGGTCGCCGTCGTCGAGAACCTCCGGTTCAACGCGGGGGAGACGAGCAAGGACGACGCCGAGCGCGGTGCCTTCGCCGACCGGCTCGCCGCCCTCGCCGACGTCTACGTCGGCGACGGCTTCGGCGCGGTGCACCGCAAGCACGCCTCGGTGTTCGACCTCCCGGCCCGGCTGCCGCACTACGCGGGGTACCTCATCGCCACCGAGGTCGGCGTGCTGAGGAAGCTCACCGACGACGTCAAGCGGCCCTACGTCGTCGCCCTCGGCGGCGCCAAGGTCTCCGACAAGCTGGCCGTCATCGACCAGCTGCTCGGCAAGGCCGACCGCATCCTCATCGGCGGCGGCATGGCGTACACCTTCCTCAAGGCCCAGGGCCACGAGGTCGGCTCGTCGCTGCTTCAGGAGGACCAGATCCCGGCCGTCCAGGAGTACCTGGAGCGGGCCGAGAAGAACGGCGTGGAACTGGTGGTGCCGGTCGACACGCTGGTCGCGCCGGAGTTCCCCGACATGAAGGCCAAGACGCCGGGCAACCCCGCCACCGTCGCCGTGGACGCCATCCCGGCCGGCACCCTGGGCCTGGACATCGGTCCGGAGACCCGCAAGCTCTACGCCTCGAAGCTCGCCGACGCCGCCACCGTCTTCTGGAACGGCCCCATGGGCGTCTTCGAGCACCCCGACTACGCCGAGGGCACCAAGGCGGTCGCCCAGGCCCTCGTCGAGTCCCCGGGCTTCACCGTGGTCGGCGGCGGCGACTCCGCCGCGGCCGTCCGTACCCTGGGCTTCGACGAGCAGGCATTCGGCCACATCTCGACCGGCGGCGGCGCCTCCCTCGAATACCTCGAGGGCAAGACGCTCCCCGGCCTCGCAGCACTGGAGGACTGA
- the tpiA gene encoding triose-phosphate isomerase: MTTRTPLMAGNWKMNLNHLEAIAHVQKLAFALADKDYDAVEVAVLPPFTDLRSVQTLVDGDKLKIKYGAQDISAHDGGAYTGEISGPMLAKLKCTYVAVGHSERRQYHAETDEIVNAKVKAAYKHGITPILCVGEELEVREAGNHVSHTLAQVEGGLKDLPAEQAESVVIAYEPVWAIGTGKVCGAEDAQEVCAAIRGKLAELYSQELADKVRIQYGGSVKSGNVAEIMAQADIDGALIGGASLDADEFVKIIRFRDQ; this comes from the coding sequence ATGACCACCCGTACGCCGCTGATGGCGGGCAACTGGAAGATGAACCTCAACCACCTCGAGGCCATCGCCCACGTCCAGAAGCTCGCCTTCGCCCTGGCCGACAAGGACTACGACGCCGTCGAGGTCGCCGTCCTGCCGCCGTTCACCGACCTGCGCTCCGTGCAGACCCTGGTCGACGGCGACAAGCTGAAGATCAAGTACGGCGCCCAGGACATCTCGGCGCACGACGGCGGTGCCTACACCGGCGAGATCTCCGGCCCGATGCTGGCCAAGCTGAAGTGCACCTACGTGGCCGTCGGCCACTCCGAGCGCCGCCAGTACCACGCCGAGACCGACGAGATCGTGAACGCCAAGGTGAAGGCCGCCTACAAGCACGGCATCACCCCCATCCTGTGCGTCGGCGAGGAACTGGAGGTCCGCGAGGCGGGCAACCACGTCAGCCACACCCTGGCCCAGGTCGAAGGCGGTCTGAAGGACCTCCCGGCCGAGCAGGCCGAGTCCGTCGTGATCGCCTACGAGCCGGTGTGGGCCATCGGCACCGGCAAGGTCTGCGGTGCCGAGGACGCCCAGGAGGTCTGCGCGGCGATCCGCGGCAAGCTCGCCGAGCTGTACTCCCAGGAGCTGGCCGACAAGGTCCGCATCCAGTACGGCGGCTCCGTGAAGTCCGGCAACGTCGCCGAGATCATGGCGCAGGCCGACATCGACGGCGCCCTGATCGGCGGTGCCTCGCTGGACGCGGACGAATTCGTCAAGATCATCCGGTTCCGCGACCAGTGA
- the secG gene encoding preprotein translocase subunit SecG, producing the protein MVLGFSIALIVFSLLLMLLVLMHKGKGGGLSDMFGGGMQSSVGGSSVAERNLDRITVVIGLLWFTCIVVLGITMKLNN; encoded by the coding sequence GTGGTTCTGGGGTTCTCCATCGCCCTGATCGTCTTCAGCCTGCTGCTGATGCTGCTGGTGCTGATGCACAAGGGGAAGGGCGGCGGCCTCTCCGACATGTTCGGTGGTGGCATGCAGTCCTCCGTCGGCGGCTCCTCGGTCGCCGAGCGCAACCTCGACCGGATCACCGTCGTGATCGGTCTGCTGTGGTTCACCTGCATCGTGGTGCTCGGCATCACGATGAAGCTCAACAACTGA
- a CDS encoding ABC transporter ATP-binding protein, translating to MSESDAPVLRAEGLVKTHHGEGAPAHAVRGVDLRVTRGEFVAITGPSGAGKSTLLHLLGGLQRPDAGGIRLDGECTDGWSEARWAVERRRRIGIVFQFFNLVSDLSVADNVELPALLAGMPPRKARTARAELLAELGLTGKERSMPGELSGGEQQRVALARALVNHPPLLLADEPAGSLDSKGTREVMRLLSRFHQRGQTILLVTHDARLASAADRVISFFDGRIADDAELDAGPPPRRAGTSGVLELRD from the coding sequence GTGAGCGAGAGCGACGCTCCCGTGCTGCGCGCCGAAGGCCTGGTCAAGACGCACCACGGCGAGGGCGCCCCGGCGCACGCCGTGCGTGGCGTCGACCTGCGGGTCACCCGGGGCGAGTTCGTGGCGATCACCGGTCCCTCGGGGGCGGGCAAGTCGACGCTGCTGCATCTGCTGGGCGGGCTGCAGCGGCCCGACGCGGGCGGCATCCGGCTGGACGGCGAGTGCACCGACGGCTGGAGCGAGGCCCGCTGGGCGGTCGAGCGGCGCCGGCGGATCGGCATCGTCTTCCAGTTCTTCAACCTTGTCTCCGACCTGTCCGTGGCGGACAACGTGGAACTGCCCGCGCTGCTCGCCGGGATGCCGCCGAGGAAGGCCCGCACCGCACGCGCGGAGCTGCTCGCCGAGCTGGGCCTCACGGGCAAGGAGCGGAGCATGCCGGGCGAGCTGTCCGGGGGTGAGCAGCAGCGGGTCGCCCTGGCCCGGGCGCTGGTCAACCACCCGCCGCTGCTGCTGGCCGACGAGCCCGCGGGCAGCCTGGACAGCAAGGGAACCCGCGAGGTGATGCGGCTGCTGTCCCGCTTCCACCAGCGCGGGCAGACGATCCTGCTGGTCACGCACGACGCCCGGCTGGCGAGCGCCGCGGACCGGGTGATCTCCTTCTTCGACGGCCGGATAGCCGACGACGCCGAACTCGACGCCGGTCCCCCGCCGCGCCGGGCCGGTACGTCGGGCGTGCTGGAGCTCAGGGACTGA
- a CDS encoding glycoside hydrolase family 13 protein, with the protein MNRHHWWRDAVIYQVYVRSFLDSTGDGIGDLAGVRAGLPYLRKLGVDGIWLSPFYPSPQHDHGYDVADYRDVDPVFGDLAEFDRLVAAAHRLGIRVLLDIVPNHCSSEHPWFREALAAAPGCPERARFHFADGRGPDGGEPPNNWHAMFGGPAWTRVTEPDGRPGQWYLHMFTPEQPDWNWREPAVAAEFDRTLRFWLDRGVDGFRIDVAAGLFKHPDLPDSPDPEADARTRDSVNPLAWNQPEVHGVWRHWRAVCEEYTARDGRERLLVGEVSVPSAREHAKYVRPDELHQAFFFDLLGAPWDADAFRKVVSEAMQDIAGTGSTVTWVLNNHDQVRTVTRYGEPAEGSGLGAARARAAALLMLALPGAAYIYQGEELGLPEVVDLPDDVLTDPIFRRTGSRARIRDGCRVPLPWSGQASPFGFTSGTESAKPWLPQPEYFAEYATHRALADTRSSWHLYRDGLQLRSALHQLGEGSLRWLETQPGVLAFTRGDDLVCAVNFGTAPVPAPVPGTPLLASGPCPPGELPGSTAAWWIDGS; encoded by the coding sequence GTGAACAGGCATCACTGGTGGCGTGACGCGGTGATCTATCAGGTGTACGTCCGCAGCTTCCTGGACAGCACCGGTGACGGCATCGGCGATCTCGCGGGGGTCAGGGCGGGACTGCCGTACCTGAGGAAGCTCGGCGTGGACGGGATCTGGCTCAGCCCGTTCTACCCCTCGCCGCAGCACGACCACGGCTACGACGTGGCCGACTACCGCGACGTCGACCCGGTCTTCGGCGACCTCGCCGAGTTCGACCGGCTGGTGGCCGCCGCCCACCGCCTCGGCATCCGGGTCCTGCTGGACATCGTCCCCAACCACTGCTCCAGCGAGCACCCGTGGTTCCGTGAGGCCCTCGCCGCCGCACCCGGCTGCCCCGAGCGCGCCCGCTTCCACTTCGCCGACGGCCGGGGCCCCGACGGCGGCGAGCCGCCCAACAACTGGCACGCCATGTTCGGCGGCCCCGCCTGGACCCGCGTCACCGAGCCCGACGGCCGCCCCGGCCAGTGGTACCTGCACATGTTCACGCCCGAACAGCCGGACTGGAACTGGCGCGAGCCCGCCGTCGCCGCCGAGTTCGACCGCACCCTGCGCTTCTGGCTCGACCGGGGCGTCGACGGCTTCCGTATCGACGTCGCCGCCGGCCTGTTCAAGCACCCGGACCTGCCCGACTCCCCGGACCCGGAGGCCGACGCCCGCACCCGCGACTCGGTCAACCCGCTCGCCTGGAACCAGCCCGAGGTGCACGGCGTGTGGCGGCACTGGCGCGCGGTCTGCGAGGAGTACACCGCCCGCGACGGCCGCGAACGCCTCCTGGTCGGCGAGGTCTCCGTGCCCTCCGCCCGCGAACACGCCAAGTACGTCCGCCCGGACGAGCTGCACCAGGCCTTCTTCTTCGACCTGCTCGGCGCGCCCTGGGACGCCGACGCCTTCCGCAAGGTCGTCTCCGAGGCCATGCAGGACATCGCCGGGACCGGCTCCACCGTCACCTGGGTCCTCAACAACCACGACCAGGTGCGCACCGTCACCCGCTACGGGGAGCCCGCCGAGGGCAGCGGACTCGGCGCCGCCCGCGCCCGTGCCGCCGCGCTGCTGATGCTGGCGCTGCCCGGCGCCGCCTACATCTACCAGGGCGAGGAGCTGGGGCTGCCGGAGGTCGTCGACCTGCCCGACGACGTGCTCACCGACCCGATCTTCCGCCGCACCGGCAGCCGCGCCCGCATACGGGACGGCTGCCGGGTGCCGCTGCCCTGGTCCGGCCAGGCCTCGCCGTTCGGCTTCACCTCCGGCACCGAGAGCGCCAAGCCGTGGCTGCCGCAGCCCGAGTACTTCGCCGAGTACGCCACCCACCGCGCCCTCGCCGACACCCGCTCCTCCTGGCACCTGTACCGCGACGGCCTGCAACTGCGCTCCGCCCTGCACCAGTTGGGCGAGGGCTCATTGCGCTGGCTGGAGACCCAGCCCGGCGTCCTCGCCTTCACCCGCGGCGACGACCTCGTCTGCGCCGTCAACTTCGGCACCGCCCCCGTACCCGCTCCGGTCCCCGGCACCCCGCTGCTCGCCAGCGGACCCTGCCCGCCCGGAGAACTGCCCGGCTCCACCGCCGCCTGGTGGATCGACGGCTCCTGA
- a CDS encoding PadR family transcriptional regulator, producing MRLPLLALLARGPAHGYELKQDLEQLLGSAYPQPNVGQIYVTLGRLEKTGLIEGEAIEQSSRPNKKVYHLTEAGHEALRAWYEETADEPRVRDEFFMKLALAPQTGLADQIALINRQRRQYLNTMRQLSKLAAAEDRDNRISHLLIEGAMLHLQADLDWLERCQEELEELQ from the coding sequence GTGCGGCTGCCCCTCCTGGCGCTGCTCGCCCGCGGCCCGGCGCACGGTTACGAGCTCAAGCAGGACCTTGAGCAACTGCTGGGCTCCGCGTACCCTCAGCCGAACGTCGGCCAGATCTACGTCACTCTCGGCCGCCTCGAGAAGACGGGGCTGATCGAGGGCGAGGCCATCGAGCAGTCGAGCCGGCCGAACAAGAAGGTCTACCACCTCACCGAGGCCGGGCACGAGGCGCTGCGCGCCTGGTACGAGGAGACGGCGGACGAACCCCGGGTGCGGGACGAGTTCTTCATGAAGCTGGCCCTGGCCCCGCAGACCGGTCTCGCCGACCAGATCGCCCTCATCAACAGGCAGCGGCGCCAGTATCTGAACACCATGCGGCAGTTGTCGAAGCTGGCGGCCGCCGAGGACCGGGACAACCGCATCTCCCATCTGCTGATCGAGGGCGCGATGCTGCACCTGCAGGCCGATCTCGACTGGCTGGAGCGGTGTCAGGAAGAGCTGGAGGAGCTTCAGTGA
- a CDS encoding RNA polymerase-binding protein RbpA, whose translation MASGNAIRGSRVGAGPMGEAERGESAPRLRISFWCSNGHETQPSFASDAQVPDTWDCPRCGFPAGQDRDNPPDPPRTEPYKTHLAYVRERRSDADGEAILAEALAKLRGEI comes from the coding sequence GTGGCAAGTGGCAACGCGATCCGGGGAAGCCGGGTCGGGGCGGGGCCGATGGGCGAGGCCGAGCGGGGCGAGTCCGCGCCCCGGCTGCGCATCTCCTTCTGGTGCTCCAACGGACACGAGACACAGCCCAGCTTCGCCAGCGACGCGCAGGTGCCCGACACCTGGGACTGCCCGCGCTGCGGATTCCCGGCGGGGCAGGACCGCGACAACCCGCCGGACCCGCCGCGCACCGAGCCCTACAAGACGCACCTCGCCTACGTGCGGGAGCGGCGCAGTGACGCGGACGGCGAGGCGATCCTCGCCGAGGCGCTCGCCAAGCTGCGGGGCGAGATCTGA
- a CDS encoding ABC transporter substrate-binding protein — protein sequence MMRRRTTLLTGCTALVLALGATACGSGDPVTAGGGDKSLDGQTVTVAGVWSGSEQKNFQKVLDAFTEKTGAKTQFVSTGDNVSTVVGSKIEGGNAPDVVMVPQVGVLKQFAEKGWLKPLDKKVQSAVGANFAEVWQNYGTVDSTLYGLYFKAAHKSTVWYSPEALEQAGVAEPKTYDEMLKNGRTISDSGLAAFSVAGQDGWTLTDWFENVYLSQAGPEKYDALAAHEIKWTDPTVVDALTTLGTLFKDKQLVAGGQKAALNTDFPGSVEKVFGPKAEAAMVYEGDFVAGVAKDQFGRTIGTDANFFPFPPVGAGEAPVVSGGDAAVVLKDGKNSEAGMALVEYLASPEAAAVWAGTGGFLSPNKKLDLSSYGDDVTRATAESLIAAGDSVRFDMSDQAPAAFGGTKGAGEWKILQDFLRDPSDPAKTAAELEKAAAKAYGN from the coding sequence ATGATGCGACGACGTACCACCCTGCTCACCGGATGCACCGCCCTCGTCCTCGCGCTCGGCGCGACCGCCTGCGGAAGCGGCGACCCCGTCACCGCCGGCGGCGGCGACAAGTCGCTCGACGGCCAGACCGTCACCGTGGCCGGCGTCTGGTCCGGCAGCGAGCAGAAAAACTTCCAGAAGGTGCTGGACGCCTTCACCGAGAAGACCGGCGCCAAGACCCAGTTCGTCTCCACCGGCGACAACGTCTCCACCGTCGTCGGCAGCAAGATCGAAGGCGGCAACGCCCCCGACGTCGTGATGGTCCCGCAGGTCGGCGTGCTCAAGCAGTTCGCCGAGAAGGGCTGGCTGAAGCCGCTGGACAAGAAGGTGCAGTCCGCCGTCGGCGCCAACTTCGCCGAGGTGTGGCAGAACTACGGCACCGTCGACAGCACCCTGTACGGTCTCTACTTCAAGGCCGCCCACAAGTCGACCGTCTGGTACAGCCCCGAGGCGCTCGAACAGGCCGGCGTCGCGGAGCCCAAGACCTACGACGAGATGTTGAAGAACGGCCGGACGATCTCCGACTCCGGACTCGCCGCCTTCTCCGTCGCCGGCCAGGACGGCTGGACCCTGACCGACTGGTTCGAGAACGTCTACCTCTCCCAGGCAGGACCCGAGAAGTACGACGCCCTCGCCGCGCACGAGATCAAGTGGACCGACCCGACAGTGGTCGACGCGCTCACCACCCTCGGCACGCTGTTCAAGGACAAGCAGCTCGTCGCGGGCGGCCAGAAGGCGGCCCTCAACACCGACTTCCCCGGCTCGGTGGAGAAGGTCTTCGGCCCGAAGGCCGAGGCCGCCATGGTCTACGAGGGCGACTTCGTCGCCGGGGTCGCCAAGGACCAGTTCGGCAGGACCATCGGCACCGACGCGAACTTCTTCCCGTTCCCGCCGGTCGGCGCCGGCGAGGCCCCCGTCGTCAGCGGCGGCGACGCGGCCGTCGTCCTCAAGGACGGCAAGAACAGCGAGGCCGGCATGGCACTCGTGGAGTACCTGGCGAGCCCCGAGGCCGCCGCGGTGTGGGCCGGGACCGGCGGCTTCCTCTCCCCGAACAAGAAGCTCGACCTGTCCTCCTACGGCGACGACGTCACCCGCGCCACCGCCGAGTCCCTGATCGCCGCCGGCGACTCCGTCCGCTTCGACATGTCCGACCAGGCCCCCGCGGCCTTCGGCGGCACCAAGGGCGCCGGCGAGTGGAAGATCCTCCAGGACTTCCTGCGCGACCCCTCCGACCCGGCGAAGACCGCGGCCGAGCTGGAGAAGGCCGCCGCCAAGGCCTACGGGAACTGA